Proteins from a single region of Pseudomonas fulva:
- a CDS encoding TIGR00730 family Rossman fold protein, giving the protein MRLCIFCGSNAGTNPVYLQAATHLGQTLAKAGIGLVYGGASVGLMGAVANAALEAGGEVIGVIPRSLWEKEVAHTGLDDLRIVDSMHQRKALMAELSDGFIALPGGVGTLEELFEVWTWAQLGHHQKPCALLNINGYYDRLAGFLDHMVDEAFVKAPHREMLIVEQDIEALLAAIDSYQAPTVGKWIGRQET; this is encoded by the coding sequence ATGCGCCTGTGCATTTTCTGCGGTTCCAATGCGGGCACCAATCCCGTCTATCTCCAGGCGGCCACCCACCTCGGCCAGACCCTCGCCAAAGCCGGCATCGGCCTGGTGTACGGCGGCGCCTCGGTCGGCCTGATGGGCGCGGTGGCCAACGCGGCGCTCGAAGCCGGCGGCGAAGTGATCGGTGTGATCCCCCGTTCGCTGTGGGAAAAGGAGGTGGCCCATACCGGCCTCGATGACCTGCGCATCGTCGACTCCATGCACCAGCGCAAGGCGCTGATGGCCGAACTGTCGGACGGCTTCATCGCCCTGCCCGGCGGCGTCGGTACGCTGGAAGAGCTTTTCGAGGTGTGGACCTGGGCACAACTGGGCCACCACCAGAAACCTTGCGCACTGCTCAATATCAACGGTTACTACGACCGCCTCGCCGGGTTTCTCGATCATATGGTCGACGAGGCCTTCGTCAAGGCACCGCACCGCGAGATGCTGATCGTCGAGCAGGACATCGAGGCGCTGTTGGCGGCGATCGATAGCTACCAGGCACCCACCGTGGGCAAGTGGATCGGCAGGCAGGAAACCTGA
- a CDS encoding ATP-binding protein: MTDTVHFPLAAVVGADSLKLALCLVAVDPAIGGVLIEGPRGMAKSTLARGLAALLESGVFVTLPLGASEERIVGTLDLDAALGEGRAQFSPGLLSKADGGVLYVDEVNLLPDHLVDLLLDAAASGVNHVERDGISHRHSARFVLIGTMNAEEGELRPQLLDRFGLNLALDGQPQPAARAEIVRRRLAFDADPQAFIARWAEQQQALVERCERARRHVAGIPLDDRALDAITERCFADGVDGMRADLVWLRAARAHAAWRGADAISEEDIEAVADFVLRHRRRHTPPQQQAQPPASPPTQASSEQPAAGEGNWGELPAQAQRTGERREPPRWAKKP; the protein is encoded by the coding sequence ATGACCGACACCGTCCATTTCCCCCTCGCCGCCGTGGTCGGTGCCGACTCCCTGAAGCTGGCGCTGTGCCTGGTGGCGGTCGACCCGGCGATTGGCGGCGTGCTGATCGAAGGGCCGCGGGGCATGGCCAAGTCGACCCTGGCCCGTGGCCTGGCCGCGCTTCTGGAAAGCGGCGTGTTCGTCACCCTACCGCTGGGCGCCAGCGAAGAGCGCATCGTCGGTACCCTCGACCTGGACGCGGCCCTGGGCGAAGGCCGCGCGCAGTTCTCGCCGGGGCTGCTGAGCAAGGCCGATGGCGGCGTGCTGTACGTCGATGAGGTCAACCTGCTGCCCGATCATCTGGTCGACCTGCTGCTCGATGCGGCGGCCAGCGGCGTCAACCATGTCGAGCGCGACGGCATCTCTCACCGGCATAGCGCGCGCTTCGTCCTGATCGGCACCATGAACGCCGAAGAGGGCGAGCTGCGCCCGCAACTGCTCGACCGCTTCGGCCTCAACCTGGCCCTGGATGGCCAGCCGCAGCCGGCTGCGCGGGCCGAGATCGTCCGCCGTCGCCTGGCTTTCGATGCCGACCCCCAGGCCTTTATCGCCAGGTGGGCCGAGCAACAGCAGGCGCTGGTCGAGCGTTGTGAGCGGGCGCGCCGGCACGTGGCGGGTATTCCCCTCGATGACAGGGCGCTCGACGCCATCACCGAACGCTGTTTCGCCGACGGCGTCGACGGTATGCGTGCCGATCTGGTCTGGCTGCGCGCCGCCCGTGCCCATGCGGCCTGGCGCGGCGCCGATGCCATCAGCGAGGAAGATATCGAGGCCGTGGCCGATTTCGTGCTGCGTCATCGTCGGCGCCACACGCCGCCCCAGCAGCAGGCTCAGCCACCGGCCAGCCCGCCAACCCAGGCGTCGAGCGAACAGCCAGCAGCCGGCGAGGGCAATTGGGGCGAGCTGCCGGCGCAGGCGCAACGTACCGGCGAGCGCCGTGAGCCGCCGCGCTGGGCAAAAAAGCCCTAG
- a CDS encoding 3-deoxy-7-phosphoheptulonate synthase, which yields MSVAVNSRSTAKAADLHLVAQPSRRHTSPLPSATQLREELPLAAALARQVQQQRQSIRAILDGHDPRLLVVVGPCSLHDDAAVLEYAERLAALSQRVGDRLLLVMRAYVEKPRTTVGWKGLVYDPALDGSGDMAEGLRRSRKLMLKLLELGLPLASEILQPLVAGYFDDLLGWAAIGARTSESQVHRELVSGLEMPVGFKNGTDGSLGIACDAMRSAAHTHQHFGIDGHGRPALVHTHGNPDTHLVLRGGHGGPNHDAASVATARAELERQGIAPRIMVDCSHANSGKNPLRQPEVLSSVLDQRMAGDGALRAVMIESHLFDGAQSLGGELRYGVSITDGCLGWAGTERMLVDAAIRMRHLV from the coding sequence ATGTCCGTAGCCGTCAATTCCCGCTCCACCGCCAAAGCCGCCGACCTGCACCTGGTCGCCCAGCCGTCCCGCCGCCACACCTCGCCGCTGCCCAGCGCCACCCAGTTGCGCGAAGAACTGCCGCTCGCCGCGGCCCTCGCCCGCCAGGTACAGCAACAGCGCCAGTCGATCCGCGCGATTCTCGATGGTCACGACCCGCGTCTGTTGGTAGTGGTCGGCCCCTGCTCCCTGCACGACGATGCCGCCGTACTCGAATACGCCGAGCGCCTGGCCGCCCTCAGCCAGCGGGTGGGTGATCGCCTGCTGCTGGTGATGCGCGCCTACGTCGAGAAGCCGCGCACCACGGTGGGCTGGAAGGGCCTGGTCTACGATCCGGCGCTGGATGGCAGTGGCGACATGGCCGAAGGCCTGCGCCGCTCGCGCAAATTGATGCTCAAGCTGCTGGAGCTGGGCCTGCCGTTGGCCAGCGAGATCCTCCAGCCGCTGGTGGCCGGCTACTTCGACGACCTGCTCGGCTGGGCGGCGATTGGCGCGCGCACCAGTGAATCCCAGGTGCATCGCGAGCTGGTCAGCGGTTTGGAGATGCCGGTGGGCTTCAAGAACGGCACCGACGGCAGCCTCGGCATCGCCTGCGACGCCATGCGCTCGGCGGCCCATACCCACCAGCACTTCGGCATCGATGGCCACGGTCGCCCGGCGCTGGTGCACACCCACGGCAACCCGGACACCCACCTGGTACTGCGCGGCGGTCACGGCGGGCCGAACCACGATGCCGCCAGCGTCGCCACCGCGCGCGCCGAGCTGGAGCGCCAGGGCATCGCGCCGCGCATCATGGTCGACTGCAGCCACGCCAACAGCGGCAAGAACCCGCTGCGCCAGCCCGAGGTGCTGAGCAGCGTGCTCGACCAGCGCATGGCCGGCGACGGCGCCCTGCGAGCGGTGATGATCGAAAGCCATCTATTCGACGGCGCCCAGAGCCTCGGCGGCGAGCTACGCTACGGCGTGTCGATCACCGACGGCTGCCTCGGCTGGGCTGGCACCGAACGCATGCTGGTGGACGCCGCCATCCGCATGCGTCATCTGGTCTGA